Sequence from the Lentilitoribacter sp. Alg239-R112 genome:
CGACGCAGATATCATTGTCAGCTTGTTTGCTGCACTCTTTATACCAACCATCAATTGGTGCTTGTGATTGCTGAGCATAGGTGCCTGTGACACCTGCAGTAATCACACCTACAAAAATAGTTGCGGTTTTTATTGATTTATTGAACAATTTGAACATTGCTTGAAACGCCTTGTAGATCTTAAATTCTGTTCCGTATTAGAATTATGTTGTTACATATTCCAATGCTGCCCAGTCTTCTGCCCATGAATTAAGGCAGTAAAATGACTCTCAGCTTCATCTAACGCGAGACGCCATCAATATCCAGAGGGTAAAGTAGTTTTTTTTGCCATTTTGACACCTGTTAGGTCTCGATGGCATGTTAGTTTATAAGAATCATTGAGTATCTGGGAGTTTGGTATGATCAAATCATTGTTTTCGACGTGCATCTTTGCGCTTGCGCTTACAGCCAACACAACATTGGCAGAACCCTTGCACGGCATCTCGATGCATGGAGAACCTGCCCTACCCGCTGATTATAAACATTTTCCCTATGCAAATCCTGATGCTCCCAAAGGGGGAAAGATCTCATATGGCGTTGTCGGTACATTTGATAGTTTGAATCCTTTTATACTGAAAAGCATGCGCACAGCCGCACGCGGGATAATCGACCCAGAATTTGGACACCTTTATTATGATACTTTGATGCAACGCTCTCGCGATGAAGCATTTACAATGTACGGCCTTCTTGCAGAAACCGTCGAATGGGACGACGAGCGAACTTTTCTTCAATTTAATTTAAATCCCAAAGCGCGCTGGCATGATGGAAAACCTGTTACAGCAGATGATATCATATTCACTTTCGAAACGATGACGGAAAAAGGGCGTCCGCCCTATAGTCGTCGTTTGGCGCGCGTTGAGCGTATGGAGAAGGTTTCCGATCTCAGCGTAAAATTTATCTTCAATGAAAAATCAAACCGTGAATTTCCGCTAATATTGGGGCTCATGCCGATTATCCCCAAGCATGATACCGACGCAGCCAATTTTGATAGTATTACAATGGACATTCCTGTTGGCTCTGGCCCCTATAAGGTTAAAGAAATTCGCCCAGGCGAACGAATTACTTATGAGCGTGACCCCAATTATTGGGCAAAAGACATTCCATCCAAAGTTGGGTTCGATAATTATGATGAAATTCGCGTCGAATATTTCTTATCGCAAACAGCGCAGTTTGAAGCATTTAAAAAAGGTCTATTTGACGTTTACCCAGAAGGTAATCCAACTCATTGGCAAACGGCTTATAACTTTTCCGCAGTTAACGATGGTGAAATTATAAAGCAAACTTTTAAGAAGCAGCGACCATCAGGCATGTATGGATTTGTCTTCAATACTCGTCGCGACATTTTTAAAGATATTAAAGTGCGCAAAGCACTCTCTTTGATGTTCGATTTTGAATGGATCAACAAAAATCTTTATGGCGGAGTTTACACACGGACGCAAAGTTTCTGGCAAGGGTCAGACTTATCCAGCTACCAAAACCCGGCAAATGACATTGAGAAGGCACTGTTAGCGCCCTTCCCTGATGCCGTCTCTCAAGACATTATGGATGGTACCTATCAGTTGCCCGTCACGGATGCATCTGGTCGTGATCGTAAATTGCTGCGCCAAGCTTTGGGCCTGTTTCAAGAAGCGGGTTATAAAATTGATGGTGGCAAGCTTATTGGCACCGATGGCAAACAGCTTACATTCGAAGTGATGCCTCAAAACGAGGATCAGGAAAAGCTAGCTCTGGCCTACCAGCGTTCGCTTAAGGCTCTTGGCATCGAGATGTCGGTAAGAACAGTGGATGATGCGCAATATCAAAAACGTTCGCAAACATATGATTTTGATATGATTATAAAAGCCTTTACATCCTCATTTTCGCCCGGTGGCGAGCAAGTTTGGCGTTGGAGTTCCCGTGCTGTCGAGCCAGAAGGCACATTTAACTTCGCTGGTGTTGCAAGCCCCGCTGTTGACGCAATGATTGATGCGCTTGTGAATGCGCGGACAACAGAAGATTTCCAAGCTGCAGTGCGCGCTTATGATCGTACCCTGCTTTCAGGACATTATATTATTCCAGCTTACCATCTGGGTGAGACATGGGTTGCTCATCGAGATTACATCAAATTTCCTGAAGGTAAGCAGCCGATTTATGGCTATCAGTTACCTGTTTGGTGGGATGGACGCGCAGAATAAAATTTAAAGGATCATCCATGACCGACGACAATCAAAAGCAACATGTCACGATCGATATTGTATCTGACGTTATGTGTCCTTGGTGTCATATCGGGCGCAAACGCTTGAATGATGCCTTGAGTGAATTAGGTGATGATATTAAAACAACAGTGCATTGGTTACCCTATCAACTTGATGCAACTTTGCCTAAGGAAGGCAAAAACCGGCAGCAATATTTCATCGACAAATTCGGATCATTAGATGCACATGAGCAAATCTATGCGCCGATTAATGAGGCGGGAAAGGCCGAAGAAATACCATTTCGTCTGAATG
This genomic interval carries:
- a CDS encoding extracellular solute-binding protein, translating into MIKSLFSTCIFALALTANTTLAEPLHGISMHGEPALPADYKHFPYANPDAPKGGKISYGVVGTFDSLNPFILKSMRTAARGIIDPEFGHLYYDTLMQRSRDEAFTMYGLLAETVEWDDERTFLQFNLNPKARWHDGKPVTADDIIFTFETMTEKGRPPYSRRLARVERMEKVSDLSVKFIFNEKSNREFPLILGLMPIIPKHDTDAANFDSITMDIPVGSGPYKVKEIRPGERITYERDPNYWAKDIPSKVGFDNYDEIRVEYFLSQTAQFEAFKKGLFDVYPEGNPTHWQTAYNFSAVNDGEIIKQTFKKQRPSGMYGFVFNTRRDIFKDIKVRKALSLMFDFEWINKNLYGGVYTRTQSFWQGSDLSSYQNPANDIEKALLAPFPDAVSQDIMDGTYQLPVTDASGRDRKLLRQALGLFQEAGYKIDGGKLIGTDGKQLTFEVMPQNEDQEKLALAYQRSLKALGIEMSVRTVDDAQYQKRSQTYDFDMIIKAFTSSFSPGGEQVWRWSSRAVEPEGTFNFAGVASPAVDAMIDALVNARTTEDFQAAVRAYDRTLLSGHYIIPAYHLGETWVAHRDYIKFPEGKQPIYGYQLPVWWDGRAE